ATTGGTACCATCGAATTTATAACGGTTGGCGACTCCTCAGGTATCAATGCAGCCAACTCGCTGACGACTCCGCGGAGCCACATGGCCGCACTCTTGGTTCCAAACCAGAATGCCGTCTTTGTGGCGGGCGGTATTTCTGCAGCCGTAAGTTCACCTGAGAATGGTGTTGGACTTCAGTCTGTTGAGATTATCAGTCTCAATCGAAGCAATCTGTCATTGTCGACTGTGATTTGTGCCGATCCTGCACTCCAGCTTACGCAGTCTCGAGGAGCTCCGGGGTTCGCTTTGGTGGCAGGAAGAGCACTGCTCGCCGGTGGCATTACTGAAAATGGTGAAGTGACTCGCAGCGCTGAGATGGTGACTTTCGGCAATTTGAGCGAATGCTCACTGGCCACCCAAGTGACCACAGGCAATCTTTCAAAGGCAAGAGCCAGCACCGAGCTAACCACACTCTTAGGTGGCGACGTCCTGGTTACGGGCGGTGTTAACTTTGAGGGCGGTGAAATCGGTACAGTTGGAGCCGGAGAAATCTACACCACAGAGCGCTGAGCTATTTTCCCATTCTTCTTTTTATAAAGTCGGCAAGTGCTTGCCGAGGGGATTCATCCGTTCGTATCAGTCGGTAATCAATTTGTGCCGACTGCATCTCTTTCTCACGCGCATTAAGGTGTTCGGCCATCGCTTTGACATACCGTTGCCGTAAAGTGCGCGGGTGAACGAAGAGCTTTCGTGAATCCTCCATCGAAGAAAACATCGCAGGGTTTTCGTAGGGGAACTCTATTTCCTCGGGTGCTAAAATATGCAGCACGGTGACTTCGTGTTTTCGTGAAGCGAGTGCTCTCACCATTTGCATCAAAGTTTCAGATGGGTCCAAGAGATCTGTAACAACAATTGTGAATGTTGGCCGGCGCCTTGAGCGAACAAACTGCTCTAAGGTAGCGGCAAGATCTGTTTCGCCTTCAGCCTCGAGCGCGGCAAGTCTGCTCATAATTTCCATGAGATGACTGCTTTTGGACCTGGGTGGTAGTTGGTCGTTTATTTGTTGTGAGAAGGTAGCAAGCCCGGTGGCGTCCGATTGGCGAAGTGCCAGAT
Above is a genomic segment from Deltaproteobacteria bacterium containing:
- a CDS encoding DUF58 domain-containing protein; protein product: MAEATPTTHNGFPEPGTLLTDVDGLFLAARQAATGTLTGLHRSSRRGSSIEFSEHKLYTPGDDIKHIDWRAYAKTDKLHVKQFEDETNLRIELLIDHSGSMGFQGEQPLSKLEYAKVLTASLAYLALRQSDATGLATFSQQINDQLPPRSKSSHLMEIMSRLAALEAEGETDLAATLEQFVRSRRRPTFTIVVTDLLDPSETLMQMVRALASRKHEVTVLHILAPEEIEFPYENPAMFSSMEDSRKLFVHPRTLRQRYVKAMAEHLNAREKEMQSAQIDYRLIRTDESPRQALADFIKRRMGK